A segment of the Macadamia integrifolia cultivar HAES 741 unplaced genomic scaffold, SCU_Mint_v3 scaffold2536, whole genome shotgun sequence genome:
TcaattgtttcttttcatcTTGATGGCGTTGCTCTCAATTGGTTCCAATGGATGAAGTCCAGTGGTCTGATCCAAGGTTGGAATGGGTTTCTTCAAGCTGTATCTACTCGATTTGGCCCTTCCTTGTTTGAAGATCATAGAGGCGTGTTGGTACGATTGCAGCAAACTTCTACAGTGGTTCATTACCAGGATCAGTTTGAGACCCTATCTACCAAAAGTTACTGGATTATCTGAAGCATTCTTGATCAGTATATTTGTTTCGGGGTTGAAGCCCGAATTGCAGAGAGAGCTTTTGGTTGCTCAACCTGTTTCACTGCTACACGCTATGAGCCTAGCAAAACTTCATGAGCTGAAATATCTGGATATTCGCCATTCTTGGAAACCTTCTGTGACGAGACCAGCTATGACCACTTCGGGGATTTTAGGACCTCCACCAACAGCTCCTTCCTCTTCATCAGCCCCTCTTAATGTTGTGACGACTAAACAGGTACCTATTCGACGACTTTCCTCTGAAGAACTTAACACTAGAAGGGAAAAAGGTCTGTGTTATAATTGTGATGAAAAGTTTGTTAAAGGACAGAAATGCAAGCACAGATTTTTGTTATTAGTGGGGGACTctatagatgaggaagaagatggaaaaaaatcgtctgcaattccgatctcgtacaatttcgtgcaataccatcttcaggcggtgacacgtgtattgataccaatacaatgatctagatctggtacaactaataaaacattaaatcagtgaaaagacatttaaatcagatctggaccattgtattggtatcaatacacgtgtcaccgcctgaaggtggtattgcacgaaattgtacgagatcggaattgcagacgatttcaacccggaAGAAGATACACTATGTACTACTATTGTAGATGAGGGAACAGAGGATATTACTCTACATGAAATTAGCATGCATGCCTTTGCTGGGCAACTTAATCCACGAACAATTAGACTAACACGAAAAATTGCAGAATACTATCTTCAAATTCTGATTGATAGTGGTAGTACACACAATTTTCTTAAGGAGAGTGTAGCTCAACGGTTGGGGTTAACAATCAGTCCCTGTAAACAATTTAAAGTTTATGTGGGGAATGGGGAATTTTTGGTATGCAAGCAACAATGCAAGGCTGTCACACTCCATTTTCAAGGCCATGATTTCACTTTTGATTTGTTTCTATTACCAATCGAAGGGGCCGAGGTGGTGTTGGGAATTCAGTGGTTGGAGTTGTTAGGCCCAGTATTGACTGATTATAGATTGCTTACAATGGATTTTTTATGGAATGGTGAGGAGATTCATTTGGTTGGAAACCCACTAATTTCTGATGAACCTCTACAcctgaagaatttgaagaagttAGCCTCATTAGAAGGCATTGCTTCAATATTTCATCTCCAAGTAGTTGAAGAGAGGGATTTGGTGCCTACAACAATCCACCCTGCTGTTCAGCCACTGTTACAGGAATTCCATCAGGTGTTTAGCATTCCCACGGGTCTACCTCCTACAAGGGCACTAGATCATCAAATTCACTTGTTACCGGATGCAAAACCAGTTAATGTGAGGCCTTACAAATATCCACAATTTCAGAAATCAGAGATAGAAAGATTAGTTGCAGAAATGTTGGAGCAGGATATTATCCAGAATAGTACAAGTCTTTTTTCTTCACCTGTATTACTTGTTAAAAAGAAGGATGGGACATGGCGTTTTTGTATTGACTATAGAGCATTAAATGCCATTACTGTGCGAGATAGGTTCTCGATACCGACAATTGAAGAACTCATGGATGAGTTGTGTGGGGCTAGTGTGTTTACTAAGCTTGACTCACGTGCGGGCTATCATCAAATTCGGGTTCATGAAAAAGACATTCCCAAAACTGCATTTCGTAAGCATGAAGGACTCTATGAGTTTGTtgtcatgccttttggcctaaCCAACGCACCTTCCACCTTTCAAGCTCTTATGAATGCTGTTTTTAAGCCCTTCCTACGCAAATTTgtcattgttttttcttttttttgatgatatattgGTGTACAGTACCTCTATTTCTGAACATATTTCACACTTGAGGATTGTGTTATAATCTCTGCATACTAATCAGTTGTACGCTAAGATCAACAAATGTTTTTTCTGCCAAGAATCGGTGGAGTATTTGGGCCACATAGTTTCCAGTCGCGGTGTCCATGTTGACAGTAACAAGATCAGTGCCATGTTGCAGTGGCCAACTCCACAAAATttgaagcaaatacgaggatttttggggcTCACTGGTTACTATAGAAAGTTTATAAGTCATTATGCCAGTATTGCTGCCCCTTTGACTAATCTGCAAAAAAAGAAGCCTTTCAATGGACCGAAGCAGCTCAAACTGCCTTTGATAACTTGAAGAAGGTGATGACCTCTGCTCCAGTATTGGCCCTTCCCAATTTCACAATAGATTTTGAGGTGGAGACTGATGCTTCTGGAGCGGGCGTTGGTGCTGTACTCAGTCAAGAGGGTCACCCATTGGCATTTTTCAATAAGAAGTTATCCACAAGAATGAGGGCTGCTTCCACCTATGTGAGGGAGTTGTTTGCTATTTCTGAAGCTGTTCTTAAATGGCGCCATTACTTGCTCGGGAGACGGTTCATTATTAAGACTGATCTTAGGAGTTTGAAGGAATTAATGACTCAAGTGATTCAGACTCCAGAGCAGCATCACTACCTTAGTAAGTTGATGGGTTATACTTATCAAATCATTTATAGGCCTGGGAAGGATAATCCTGTAGCAGATGCTCTCTCCAGGGTTTCTGAATTGGTGGGGGAGGCTGTAGTTGATGTCGCTTCTCAATTCGCATTTTCAGTTCCTCAATTTGatattgttgatgctttattaCAAGCTAATCTACAGGAATCAGAATTACAAACGCTACATCAGCAATGGCATGCAGGATTATTGAATGATTCAGGATATGAAGTTCGAGGGGGGTACTTTATTTCAAGAATCGGGCAGTGATCAGTTCCACTTCCCCTCTTAAGCATTCTATTTTATTAGAATTTCATTCCAGCCCTTTAGGAGTGCATGCTGGTTCCTTGCGCACTTTCAAACGAGTTGCAGCAAATTTTTTTTGGCCCGCAATGCGAAAGGATGTGGAAGCTTTTGTACGCAAGTGTACATTTTGTCAACACACTAAATCCCTTACCACAAGACCGGCTGGTCTGTTACAACCCATACCTGTGCCTCAACGGGTTTGGGAAGATATTTCACTCGATTTCATTACTGGTTTACCTATTTCACAAGGTTCTGTGATTTTGGTGGTGGTTGACCGACTTACCAAGTATGCACATTTCGGTGGGCTACCAACTTCTTATAATACAGTTAAGGTGGCTCATTTATTCATTCAAATGGTGGTCAAACTGCATGGATTTCCTCGGACCATTGTATCTGACAGAGACACCATTTTTCTGAGTCAGTTTTGGAAAGAATTGTTCAAGCTCAGTGGTACTATCCTTCAATTCAGCACAGCTTATCATCCTCAAACGGACGGCCAAACTGAGGCTCTCAACAGATGTTTGGAACAGTATTTACAATGCTTTGTTCACGAGAAACCTTCCCAATGGCTCAAGTTTCTGAGCTGGGCTGAGTTGTGGTACAATACATCCCACCATACAACCATTGCAATGTCTCCTTTTCAAGCTTTATATGGGCGGCGGCTACCTCCTGCTCTGCCAGATTACATTGGGGGAACAACACAGGTGGAGGCTGTTGAAAATGAGCTCAGTAACAGAACTGAATTACTTCACCGCCTTCGGACCAACCTCTTGAATGCTCAGGTGACAATGAAGCATAATGCTGATGGCCATAGGAGAGACTTAAATTTCAATGAGGGTGATTGGGTCTTACTCAAGTTACAACCCTATAGACAACAGACCATGACTTTCAGATCCAATCAGAAACTCAGCAAGAGATACTATGGGCCATTTCAGGTACTCAAACGGGTAGGCAAGGTCGCATATCATCTCCAGTTACCACCAGGGAGCAGAATACACCCTGTTTTTCATGTCTCTCTGCTCAAACCATTTCGGGGAGACCCTCAATGTGATGTTGTTGGAGTGTTACCTGTTCTGAGTCATCATCAGCAACCTGTCCACACCCCTTTAGCTATCCTTTCCACTAGGGAAGTTATTCTACAGAATGAACTTGTGCAACAGACTCTGGTTCAATGGGAGGGCATGGCTGTGGAGGATGCTACATGGGAAAACTTTAAACCTTTTGTGGAACGCTTTTCTGAGCTCAACCTTGTCTcaaccttgaggacaaggtcaTTTTTTATGCAGATGGGAATGTCATGAATGGATCTATATTGGATCAAAAGAAGGTTATTGGTACAGTTAGTAGAGAGTTAGGGGCAGAGGCGCATTTGGAACAAGAGCTGGAACAGCAACAGCCCAAGGATCAAGCTAGTGCTCCAGATCAGCAGGGACAGCAAGGCAGGGTGAGGAGTAACCGAAATAGGAAGAAGCCAAGTTGGACCAGGGATTACAAGATGATATAATTCTCAGATGATGCTGTCCATTAGCAAGTTGTTAGCTAACGTGTTAAGTGGTTAGAACTGATTAGAAGTTTGTTAGTAGTTAGTTAATGTGATAAATAGAAATCCTGAACAGAGAGGGCGGCATGGAATTTTAATACacactttctttttctcaagtcttccttcttcctttctttctcttttaccctccctcttcttcttgaagatttgTCTGGTCATAACATATTTGTTCATATCAGATGTGACAATGTAGTATCGTCCTTTCACGCAACAATAATGAAGAGAGCTTCAGTCCAAAGGATTGTATACTCCCTGAAGTACCCTATCTGGTGTATTGACATCTCCTTCTATTGCTAGCTCTGTTATATTTGGACCAACTTGTCTTATGTGAGGCTGATTTTATTTCAACACTAATTCTCTTGGCAACACCCCAGCCCTCGCCCCTCCTAACCAAAGACAAAAACTGTTTTATAGCCATTTATTATTGACTCCAAAAAATCTCTGCCAGCCAATTATCAAACCAGTGCACATAGGgtatgatgtagggggttcctaggtgactaggtctcctacaagtttaactaactaggtagggttaactcaaggggcttaggtagataggaccaaagaaactcagcaaacaagattaagcatgcaagataaaacgagactaataaacaaagtagccaaaagcaataataatctagacggaaaaacacataaattcttactcaagtttcaagtggggacatggggaagggaacaaacgacatacgaatgttaggttcagcacaaatcaatctagacacccaaattagatatgcaaacaatcaatatcctctagcaaccaactaaagTAGAAAATCAACAAGAGTtctttggagatataacagtgacgaaacaACTTAAACAACcggtaaaaataggcataaacaaagggcaaaggctagcttcaacgtcaatgggctgcaatatataatagggattaatggaggtggggagggtttagtttaatattTTACCATACTGCtgttcagatctgaggagagaagaagagatcaaggtcctccaaaataaagagatgcagtccacctttagttgatgaagacaagTCCAGCCGATTGTAGAGAGATCAGCACCAGTGGAGAATAAACAACAACCGAGAGTAGCAGCAGCCAAGGGTAGCAATAGCAGTGGCAGCAATGTGTAGCAacagcagtgatgtaatggtAGCAGTgtatagcagcagcagtgaggtaatggtagcagtgtgtagcagcaacagtgatgtaatggcagcaaTGTGTAGCAGCAGCCGTATTGTAATGGCAGCAAtatgtagcagcagcagtgaggtaatggcagcagtgtgtAGCAGCAACAGTGAGCATCGATAGGGGAGATCAGCAGCAACAaaaacagcagcagaaaaataggaatggaaaaaaaagagaaggaggcaagacaagaaagaagagagaagagagagccgagagactaagagaagaaagaggcgagagagaaaagtgagaaaaacgagagagagagagagagaaccgtgagaggggtgggggtttgCTCTTGGCCTTTTTTTCAATTAGCATTCATTCCCTTCAACCGTGGCCTAAGCCATtatataaatatcaatttagttactaaaaataaaaagagtcaattgactagtaaataaagacttcctaaaaactaatcaaccaataaagtagtttcctaattaattaaaagattaacaaggaaaagaatatactacaaataaactactaaactaataaCTAATGAGGCCCACAAGATCTTGCTAAAATCTGGAATGAGAAagggactcgatccagcgtTGGAATGGCTGGATCgagctttccttcttccttcttttttctttttcttctttctattcttccagccacaaagatggttgcttcttcttcttcttgcgcctgtacaccttgatgtctccaTCAAGGTAATCCCTAAAATAAATGCAATTGCATGCaaaacaaaatgaacaaaagaTTGTAGAGAAATTTGCTACAGAGAACAGATAAGACTAATCTGGCAGACAGAACATAGTAATCAACTATCTGATCCCCACCATACTCCACCTCCAATATAATTTTTCCATCCTTAACTCAGATAATTCCGAATGCAAATCAATGACAAGAACAGTAAAAGTGGTTCCTCAGAACATCAAATTATCAGGTAAAATTCAAGTTGAGACAGGTAAGGGAATATGGAAGACCATCTAGTTACAATTCTCAATCCATCCTCTGTTTGCCTCTCATACATAACAAAAATCTCCCTTGATGATCATATAGCATACTAGTAAGCATAAGCCAGATACAAAAGTGACAAATTATGGctaaaacaaccaaaaaaatgagaatttgGGAGATGAAATCCTAATTCATCTACTTCAGAATGATGGAACAATGACAACGATAGCAAAAatggtttcaaagaaaatcaaattatcAAGCATAACCCAGAAATGAAAGTGACAAATTATGGTAAAGCAACAAAAAAGAGTTGAAATTGGGGGCGGGGGAAATCTAATATATAGCAACAATGGATTCAAGAACATCAAATTATCAAGCAACAATTTCTTGCATCCACGTAATTTAAGAACTCGTGCACTAAACCCATCATAATTGAAGTTTAAAAGGGTCAAGGAACATGGAAGCTCATCTTGTTACAATTTTTAATCCATACAAGCACCTGAAAAACCTGTTTTCCCCTCTTGAAAATAGAGACAATACGGGGCAAGAAAAGTAGAAACCTAACGGGTCAAGGCGTACAACACGCTGCCGACATAGATGAGAAGCCCAGAAGGAACCAAGATAACAAGAGGCACAATAGCTCCATAACTATTTACACTCCGACAAGACAAAGTCCCAAGCTTGATCTGAACTACATTCACCAAAGCAAGCATCAAGAACAGACACCCAGACACAGATCCAACAGCAGAAACAAGGATCCCAACCCTTAACGCCGTTTTATTAATCCTAGCCAACATAGCATCATGAAGCATGAACGATCCTCCATTGTTCTTTGCAATCCTGATGGCTTGTTTGAGAGCCAAAGCGATGATGCTCGAAAAGAGAAAAGAGCTGAAGGAGTAGACATGAAAGGAGACAAGGTTTTCTGCAACTTGACGGCCGGCGATGCAGTTGGGGTCGTCGACGAGGTTGTTATTTTGGTCTGTGGGGTTCCAGGCGAAGCCGATGAAGACTCCGAGGGTGAAGAGGGAGTTTACGTTGACGATGCCGTCGATGGCCGTTATGTGAATACTGGTGCCGAATTTGAGGCGACGTGAGGGTTCTACTTCCATTTGGCGAAGCGTGTGAATCTGATCGGAGGGACGGACGTAGGTCGAGTTGTTGGTGGGAGTAGAAAGGTTAGAGGAGTGGTGCTCCTGGAgactattttctcttttctaacgAAAACTTCTGAGAAGAACGTCGGAAAACAAACCATTACGGTACCtagcctttttcttcttcttttttttttggggggggggggggggNNNNNNNNNNNNNNNNNNNNGTGGAATAGGTTGAGAAAGACCTTAACTTATCTTTTAGACTacccattttctctttctcGGCGAATTAGGTGACGAACAATTGTTGACGTGTTGTATAAGTTTCTCAGATGACAGAACCAGcactgggtttttttttttttttttttttttcttatgtgaAAACGGAGTGGAGTACGGTGACGAACACTTCTTGATGCGAATGGGCCCAGACACTGAGAAATCGAAATTGCCCGCCCCAACTCAATAAATGGCAGAAATGCCCAGCCTAGCTTGGTTGGAACGATAAAATCGTAATATTTGTAGGGATGTAAATAGATAATCCAAATCCCAATTTAAATCCACAATCATATCCGTTTAAAGGTATACATATCAAGTTAAAGGGTATCtgaattatttgaaaaataactaTTCTAtctaattaaataatcaattaatgattttgagggttcttgaaggtTAGACAGGTtctagagaaagaagaaaaaaattaagacaacatagaaagatggattaagaaTAATTATAATCATTACGGGGAAGAAAGTCCCAATTACACAAGTTAGAGAGTAAACGAATGGTTCAAAAtccgatccatttacatctctaAATATTTGTCGATGGATGAAAAATGATAATATATGTAATATGTCCAACATACGCAATATGAATATAAACAATCCACTATATGGATTATATTACTATATGGTAAGTTTTTCCTTGTacgttctctcttctctctctctctctttctctctccttcctttttaGTGGTACCTTACAACTTTTCTTCTCTCAGGTACTAA
Coding sequences within it:
- the LOC122066698 gene encoding uncharacterized protein LOC122066698, encoding MEVEPSRRLKFGTSIHITAIDGIVNVNSLFTLGVFIGFAWNPTDQNNNLVDDPNCIAGRQVAENLVSFHVYSFSSFLFSSIIALALKQAIRIAKNNGGSFMLHDAMLARINKTALRVGILVSAVGSVSGCLFLMLALVNVVQIKLGTLSCRSVNSYGAIVPLVILVPSGLLIYVGSVLYALTR